The following are encoded in a window of Paenibacillus polymyxa genomic DNA:
- a CDS encoding substrate-binding domain-containing protein, which yields MVTTMKEVAERAGVSKSTVSQFLQKRYNYMSENTKKKIEQAIEDLSYIPNEVARSLKQKKTFIVGVISSTILSRFTTEVVRAIEDECQLENVQVIVCNTDDDSLKEKKYVQSMIARQVDGLIIFPTEENKKLYVSLVKNGYPFVFVDRKIDEISVDTVLLNNEKASELAVEALIEHGHNNIGIITFPLGKKAITTRSERLSGYRNTLGKHDIPVNENYIKSGRSDEMPNLIGQLFHMENPPTAIIATNDMILEQVLIYAKNNHLTIPNDFSLIGIDDVSFASFYNPPITTVSQPSFEMGKRSARLLLEKIDQKEQDHEELSEIIRMNPVINHRESVQKLN from the coding sequence ATGGTAACAACGATGAAGGAAGTGGCAGAACGTGCCGGGGTGTCGAAGAGTACAGTTTCGCAGTTTCTACAAAAGAGATACAACTATATGAGTGAAAACACCAAGAAGAAGATCGAGCAAGCGATTGAGGATCTCAGTTATATACCCAATGAGGTGGCACGTAGTCTCAAGCAGAAGAAGACCTTCATTGTGGGAGTTATTTCTTCAACCATTTTATCGAGATTTACTACAGAAGTCGTGCGTGCCATTGAAGATGAATGCCAACTGGAAAATGTCCAGGTCATTGTCTGCAATACCGATGATGATTCGCTCAAAGAGAAAAAGTATGTCCAGTCGATGATTGCTCGGCAAGTGGATGGACTTATCATTTTCCCGACGGAAGAGAACAAGAAATTATATGTTTCCCTTGTCAAGAATGGCTATCCTTTCGTGTTTGTGGACCGGAAAATCGATGAAATCAGCGTAGATACGGTGCTATTGAATAATGAAAAGGCCAGCGAGCTTGCGGTTGAAGCACTCATTGAGCATGGTCATAACAACATTGGGATTATCACGTTCCCCTTAGGCAAAAAAGCGATCACTACACGAAGTGAGCGACTGTCAGGTTATCGAAATACGTTGGGCAAACATGACATACCAGTGAATGAAAACTATATCAAAAGCGGCAGATCGGATGAAATGCCCAATCTGATTGGACAACTATTCCACATGGAGAATCCGCCCACTGCAATCATTGCTACGAATGACATGATTTTGGAGCAGGTGCTGATTTATGCAAAAAATAATCATCTGACCATACCTAATGATTTTTCCTTGATTGGCATAGATGATGTATCCTTTGCGTCTTTTTATAACCCGCCGATCACCACCGTTTCCCAGCCGAGTTTTGAAATGGGGAAAAGAAGTGCCCGGCTACTGCTGGAGAAAATTGATCAAAAAGAACAGGATCATGAGGAACTGTCAGAAATCATCCGAATGAATCCGGTCATTAACCACAGAGAATCTGTCCAAAAACTGAACTGA
- a CDS encoding glycoside hydrolase family 5 protein, translating into MKKKGMKKTFFVIASLVMGFTLYSYTPASADAASVKGYYHTQGNKIVDESGKEAAFNGLNWFGLETPNYTLHGLWSRSMDDMLDQMKKEGYNLIRLPYSNQLFDSSSRPDSIDYHKNPDLVGLTPIQIMDKLIEKAGQRGIQIILDRHRPSSGGQSELWYTSQYPESRWISDWKMLANRYKNNPTVIGADLHNEPHGQASWGTGNASTDWRLAAQRAGNAILSVNPNWLILVEGVDHNVQGNNSQYWWGGNLTGVANYPVVLDVPNRVVYSPHDYGPGVSSQPWFNDPAFPSNLPAIWDQTWGYISKQNIAPVLVGEFGGRNVDLSSSEGKWQNALVDYIGANNLYFTYWSLNPNSGDTGGLLLDDWTTWNRPKQDMLSRIMKPVVFVAEQAKATAE; encoded by the coding sequence ATGAAGAAAAAAGGAATGAAAAAAACATTTTTCGTCATTGCCTCCCTCGTAATGGGCTTCACACTGTATAGCTATACTCCCGCTTCAGCAGATGCAGCCAGTGTGAAAGGATATTATCACACCCAAGGAAACAAGATTGTAGACGAATCCGGGAAAGAGGCGGCATTTAACGGTCTGAACTGGTTCGGTTTGGAAACCCCTAATTACACCTTGCATGGACTGTGGAGCCGCTCAATGGACGACATGCTAGATCAAATGAAGAAAGAAGGCTACAATCTGATTCGTCTGCCTTACAGCAATCAGTTGTTCGATTCCAGTTCTCGTCCAGACAGTATTGATTATCACAAAAACCCTGATCTGGTCGGATTAACTCCGATTCAAATTATGGACAAGCTGATCGAAAAAGCTGGACAACGCGGTATTCAGATTATCCTTGACCGTCACCGTCCAAGCTCAGGTGGGCAATCCGAGCTGTGGTACACATCCCAGTACCCTGAGTCTCGCTGGATTAGCGACTGGAAAATGTTGGCTAATCGTTATAAAAACAACCCTACCGTCATTGGTGCGGATTTACACAATGAGCCACACGGTCAAGCAAGCTGGGGCACAGGCAATGCCTCCACAGACTGGCGTCTGGCGGCACAACGTGCAGGGAATGCGATTCTGTCCGTGAATCCGAATTGGCTGATTCTCGTAGAAGGTGTAGACCACAATGTACAAGGCAACAACAGCCAATACTGGTGGGGTGGCAACCTGACAGGTGTAGCCAACTATCCTGTCGTTCTGGACGTACCGAACCGTGTCGTATATTCTCCACATGATTACGGCCCTGGTGTGTCTTCGCAGCCATGGTTCAACGATCCGGCCTTCCCGTCCAACTTGCCAGCGATCTGGGATCAAACCTGGGGCTACATCAGCAAGCAAAACATAGCTCCGGTACTGGTCGGTGAATTCGGCGGTCGTAATGTTGATTTGTCTTCTTCTGAGGGGAAATGGCAAAATGCACTCGTAGACTATATTGGTGCCAACAACCTGTACTTTACGTACTGGTCCCTGAATCCGAATAGTGGCGACACAGGCGGTCTGCTGCTGGATGACTGGACTACCTGGAATCGTCCGAAGCAAGATATGCTGAGTCGAATTATGAAGCCTGTTGTTTTCGTAGCGGAACAAGCGAAAGCAACCGCAGAATAG
- a CDS encoding LysE family translocator, whose translation MFGIVNYEVFLLTGILLNLIPGADTMYIIGKSVAQGRKAGVYSVFGIISGSLIHTLLVAFGLSIILTKSIILFNMIKIIGVIYLVYLGVRMLLDKTNASFSASESNKQHSNRKTYLQGMMTSLTNPKVSLFFIAFLPQFIDTKASGPIPFIILGLTFSFTGLLWCLFIAYFSSYITQKIKVNQRLGSYLNKITGIIFIGLGLNLLRAKAPQ comes from the coding sequence ATGTTTGGAATTGTAAATTATGAAGTATTTTTGCTTACTGGAATCCTCCTAAATCTAATTCCTGGTGCAGACACAATGTATATAATTGGAAAAAGTGTTGCGCAGGGGAGAAAAGCCGGTGTGTATTCTGTTTTCGGTATCATTAGTGGTTCTTTGATCCATACGCTGTTAGTTGCTTTTGGTTTGTCAATTATACTTACAAAGTCAATTATCTTGTTCAACATGATTAAAATAATTGGAGTTATTTATTTAGTTTATTTAGGAGTAAGAATGTTATTGGATAAAACAAATGCAAGTTTTAGTGCCTCTGAATCCAATAAACAACACAGTAACAGAAAAACATATTTACAAGGGATGATGACAAGTCTTACGAATCCCAAGGTTTCTTTGTTTTTCATTGCCTTTCTTCCACAATTTATTGATACAAAGGCTTCTGGTCCCATTCCATTTATCATTTTAGGACTTACATTTTCGTTCACCGGATTATTATGGTGCTTGTTTATTGCCTATTTTTCCTCTTACATTACCCAAAAAATAAAAGTCAACCAAAGGCTTGGCAGCTATTTAAACAAAATAACCGGGATAATCTTCATCGGATTAGGATTAAATCTTCTTCGAGCAAAGGCTCCTCAATAA
- a CDS encoding NAD(P)H-dependent oxidoreductase codes for MSKKILVIQGNPVAGSYGEALAQSYVKGAKAAGAEVRLLQLSELDFNPNLLGGYRNKLPLEPDLIQAQESIKWAEHLVFVFPIWWGSLPALMKGFIDRTFMPGFAFKYQKGKPMPDKLLKGRTARLITTMDGPHWYYRFFQGQPGHRMMKDSTLHLCGVKPVHSTAIDLMNKLSDQQRNDWLSKVEQLGRSMS; via the coding sequence ATGTCTAAAAAAATATTGGTAATTCAAGGGAATCCTGTCGCTGGCAGTTATGGAGAAGCGTTGGCTCAATCCTATGTAAAAGGGGCGAAGGCTGCAGGGGCAGAGGTTCGTTTGTTGCAGCTATCCGAGCTTGATTTTAATCCAAATCTATTAGGTGGATATCGTAATAAATTGCCGCTGGAGCCTGATTTGATTCAAGCACAGGAGTCGATTAAATGGGCAGAACATCTCGTTTTTGTCTTTCCGATCTGGTGGGGCAGCTTGCCTGCATTAATGAAAGGATTCATTGACCGTACCTTTATGCCGGGATTTGCGTTTAAGTATCAAAAAGGAAAGCCCATGCCTGACAAGCTTCTAAAAGGAAGAACGGCCCGCCTCATTACAACGATGGACGGTCCACACTGGTACTACCGATTTTTCCAGGGACAGCCTGGGCATCGAATGATGAAGGATTCCACGCTGCATCTATGTGGTGTCAAACCAGTGCATTCTACTGCGATTGATCTCATGAATAAATTATCGGATCAGCAGCGCAACGATTGGCTGAGCAAGGTGGAGCAGTTGGGACGAAGCATGAGCTAG
- a CDS encoding TetR/AcrR family transcriptional regulator translates to MNKKTHIDSKKKDILQAAMCLFATKGIDGISVKEIGEAAGVTDAAIYKHFKSKDAMALEVFGQYCNSYTTLIDFYRKQSGSFVSRFHQLVDEVLNMHDEDQYGLLLLSQHHELYVEASQSQNVRQPLEALTEFIEQGIQQGELPKQDAQLSGVLIIGAITRLSVSSLEGELPQQLVPFATEVKQRLTALLSKGQ, encoded by the coding sequence ATGAATAAGAAAACACATATAGACAGCAAAAAGAAAGATATTCTGCAGGCAGCGATGTGCTTATTTGCAACCAAAGGAATTGACGGGATTTCGGTCAAAGAAATTGGAGAGGCTGCCGGTGTGACGGATGCCGCGATTTATAAGCATTTTAAGAGTAAAGATGCGATGGCTTTGGAAGTATTCGGGCAATATTGCAATAGCTACACCACATTAATTGACTTCTATCGCAAGCAGAGTGGGAGCTTCGTCAGTCGTTTCCATCAACTGGTGGATGAAGTGCTGAATATGCATGATGAGGACCAGTATGGCTTGCTTCTACTATCACAGCATCATGAGCTGTATGTTGAAGCAAGCCAGAGCCAGAATGTGCGTCAGCCGCTGGAGGCGTTGACTGAATTCATCGAACAGGGGATTCAACAAGGTGAACTGCCGAAGCAGGATGCTCAGCTATCCGGTGTGCTCATCATTGGAGCTATTACACGCTTGTCCGTGTCCAGCCTGGAAGGTGAACTTCCACAGCAGTTGGTCCCATTTGCAACAGAGGTCAAACAACGTTTAACTGCTTTATTAAGTAAAGGTCAGTAG
- a CDS encoding DUF4183 domain-containing protein translates to MGQTGKRGVPGSTGAQGIPGLTGLQGETGLTGVQGIPGLAGAQGIPGTAGAPGVQGIPGIQGPAGTRGAPGVPGPAGVQGSSGATGASGPTGAQGIAGPTGAQGITGPTGPAADISNIEIIPIAERYFYFAPATIESSITIMADQFSVDGVQEVFQRFNVGSNSYANLYINGMIQESTLYSLTPESLTIRLNEGEAILSGTPIIVEIVQFSVRSSG, encoded by the coding sequence ATGGGCCAGACGGGAAAGCGAGGTGTTCCGGGTTCGACAGGAGCACAAGGCATTCCCGGTTTGACAGGGTTACAGGGTGAAACTGGTTTGACCGGAGTACAAGGCATTCCAGGTTTAGCAGGAGCGCAAGGCATACCGGGAACTGCGGGAGCACCGGGAGTCCAAGGAATACCAGGAATACAGGGTCCAGCAGGAACACGGGGAGCGCCAGGAGTGCCAGGTCCGGCTGGAGTCCAAGGTAGTTCAGGTGCAACAGGTGCATCTGGCCCTACTGGAGCACAGGGCATAGCGGGCCCTACCGGCGCCCAAGGAATAACAGGCCCAACCGGTCCGGCAGCTGACATTTCAAATATTGAAATTATACCCATAGCTGAGCGGTATTTTTATTTTGCGCCTGCTACAATTGAATCTTCAATCACGATTATGGCAGATCAATTTTCTGTAGATGGTGTACAGGAGGTCTTTCAGCGTTTTAATGTCGGAAGCAACAGTTACGCCAATCTATACATTAACGGCATGATACAAGAAAGCACATTGTATAGCCTGACACCTGAATCGCTGACGATTCGCCTTAACGAAGGAGAGGCAATTCTCTCCGGCACACCTATTATTGTGGAAATTGTCCAATTTAGTGTGCGATCCAGTGGATGA
- a CDS encoding DUF4183 domain-containing protein encodes MPIIKPVFTAVATAPVSTGGAVTTTIAPATTRFFATITAGMIGATVTTVPAASFVDDADAPVVALPTLAATDSSNYYINGVIQQSSLFTLTTASLVIASVDITPGVPVVIEITDFSSTTSTISTQPTISAPTVTIIT; translated from the coding sequence ATGCCAATCATAAAACCTGTGTTCACAGCAGTAGCTACAGCTCCAGTGTCAACAGGTGGTGCCGTAACCACGACTATAGCCCCAGCCACGACTCGCTTTTTTGCAACCATTACAGCTGGAATGATCGGAGCAACAGTAACAACCGTTCCTGCTGCAAGTTTTGTAGATGACGCTGATGCTCCAGTTGTTGCTTTGCCAACATTAGCAGCTACGGATTCTTCTAATTATTATATTAACGGAGTTATTCAGCAGAGCTCCTTATTCACCCTAACCACAGCAAGTTTGGTCATTGCCTCCGTAGATATTACACCAGGTGTCCCAGTTGTTATAGAAATAACAGATTTTAGCAGTACAACCTCCACCATATCAACTCAGCCCACCATCTCTGCCCCTACCGTAACGATTATCACTTAA
- a CDS encoding cyclase family protein, whose product MAEHLADILKLLKQKEWIDLSHAFYPEIPHFPVFDNVQVDTLFTHDDGFFVKQYCFPGQYGTHIDAPVHFVKGKRYLHELSLKELVLPLVVIDRSAAVAANSDYELTVADILDFEKEHGRIADQSFVAFRSDWSKRWPDSDAFSNKDDAGDAHCPGWSLEALRFLVEERNVAAIGHETLDTDSSVAYRNAGKLAGEYYILEQDRYQVEVLTNLDKLPPTGAVIYNIVPSIQDSPGFPVRSFAILP is encoded by the coding sequence ATGGCAGAGCATTTAGCAGATATCTTGAAGTTGTTGAAGCAAAAAGAGTGGATAGATTTGTCCCACGCTTTTTATCCTGAAATCCCTCATTTTCCAGTATTCGATAATGTTCAGGTGGATACCCTGTTTACCCACGACGATGGCTTTTTTGTAAAACAATACTGCTTTCCCGGTCAGTATGGGACTCATATTGACGCACCCGTTCATTTTGTGAAGGGCAAACGTTACTTGCATGAGCTTTCGTTGAAGGAACTGGTTTTGCCGCTAGTTGTCATTGACCGTTCAGCAGCCGTTGCAGCCAATTCTGACTATGAACTTACGGTTGCGGATATTTTGGACTTTGAGAAAGAGCATGGACGCATTGCTGATCAGTCCTTTGTCGCTTTTCGCAGTGATTGGAGCAAACGTTGGCCTGATTCAGATGCCTTCTCAAACAAGGACGACGCTGGAGATGCACACTGTCCGGGCTGGTCGCTGGAAGCGCTACGCTTTTTGGTAGAAGAACGGAATGTAGCTGCCATTGGACATGAAACACTAGATACTGATTCCTCTGTAGCTTATCGCAATGCTGGCAAGCTGGCAGGGGAATATTACATATTGGAGCAAGATCGTTATCAAGTTGAGGTGCTGACGAATTTGGACAAGCTGCCCCCGACGGGCGCGGTTATATATAATATCGTTCCGAGCATTCAGGATTCCCCCGGATTTCCGGTGCGCTCCTTTGCTATTTTGCCTTAA
- a CDS encoding pectate lyase family protein, with product MKKRFSLGIAAALLFTTLAPIGAPAHAASDIGKETLGSKNGWAAFSTGTTGGAAATTSNIFTVTNRKQLVDALGKSSNTAPKIIYVKGTINANVDDNNKPLGLDDYKDPKYNFDAYLKAYDPSTWGKKAPSGTLEKARETSQKNQASRVIIDIPSNTTIVGLGSDAVINGANLQLKKGTDNVIIRNIEFQDAYDYFPQWDPTDGSTGNWNSEYDSITVNGATHVWVDHNTFNDGSHPDSQNGTFYGQEYQHHDGLLDVINQGDLVTVSYNHFYDHDKSSIIGNSDSKTADEGALRVTLHHNYYENTVQRTPRVRYGQVHLYNNYYTGDVKRSEYPLLYIWGAGKSSKIFAENNVIDVAGLSAAKIVTVFGGTALSDTGTILNGQAVNAGSSAGLSSSVGWKPSLNDKISPSASVKAEVTSQAGSGKL from the coding sequence ATGAAAAAGAGATTTTCACTCGGAATCGCAGCGGCTCTACTGTTCACTACTCTGGCTCCTATAGGTGCACCTGCTCATGCAGCCAGCGATATTGGCAAGGAGACGCTCGGCAGCAAAAACGGATGGGCAGCCTTTTCTACAGGCACAACAGGTGGAGCTGCGGCGACTACCTCCAATATTTTCACCGTAACGAATCGCAAACAACTTGTCGATGCCTTAGGCAAAAGCAGCAACACAGCGCCTAAAATTATTTATGTCAAAGGCACGATCAATGCCAACGTCGATGACAATAATAAACCGTTAGGATTGGACGATTACAAAGACCCTAAATATAATTTTGACGCCTACCTCAAAGCGTATGACCCGTCCACCTGGGGGAAAAAGGCTCCGTCCGGCACATTGGAAAAGGCACGCGAGACTTCACAAAAAAACCAAGCCAGTCGCGTCATTATTGATATTCCGTCCAATACAACCATTGTCGGGCTGGGTAGCGACGCCGTCATTAACGGCGCAAACCTCCAGCTGAAAAAAGGGACAGACAACGTTATTATCCGTAATATTGAATTCCAGGATGCCTACGATTATTTCCCTCAGTGGGACCCAACAGACGGTAGCACAGGCAATTGGAATTCGGAATATGACAGTATTACAGTTAACGGCGCCACACATGTGTGGGTAGATCACAATACCTTCAATGATGGGTCTCACCCCGATAGCCAAAACGGTACCTTTTACGGTCAAGAATACCAGCATCATGATGGACTTCTCGATGTGATCAACCAAGGCGATCTGGTTACGGTTTCTTACAATCATTTTTACGATCATGATAAATCGTCGATTATTGGCAACAGTGACAGCAAAACAGCAGATGAAGGAGCTTTACGTGTAACCTTGCATCACAACTATTATGAAAACACGGTACAACGCACACCACGTGTACGGTATGGACAAGTCCATCTGTACAACAATTACTATACAGGTGATGTAAAACGCTCCGAATATCCTTTACTGTATATATGGGGTGCAGGTAAATCCTCCAAAATCTTCGCCGAAAACAATGTCATTGACGTTGCCGGTTTATCTGCAGCTAAAATCGTGACTGTCTTTGGAGGAACTGCCCTGTCAGATACGGGCACAATCCTGAATGGACAAGCTGTTAACGCAGGCTCCAGCGCGGGTCTTAGCTCCTCTGTAGGCTGGAAACCATCGCTGAACGATAAAATTTCCCCATCCGCCAGTGTGAAGGCAGAAGTCACTTCCCAAGCCGGTTCCGGTAAGCTGTAA
- a CDS encoding ABC transporter ATP-binding protein, whose amino-acid sequence MNRLLEVKDLTISFKTRQGLVQAIRGVNFHVNKGETLAIVGESGSGKSVTSQAVMKLIPTPPGIYQKGQIMFDGQELINKTEKQMQKIRGKEIGLISQDPMTSLNPTMKVGKQITEVLFKHEKISKDAARKRGIELLNLVGIPHPEQRFNQYPHEFSGGMRQRVVIAMALAANPKLLIADEPTTALDVTIQAQILELMKDLQKKIDTSIIFITHDLGVVAKMADRVAVMYAGQIVETGTVNEIFYNPKHPYTWGLLASMPSLDSHGQKLAAIPGTPPDLLHPPVGDAFAARSSYAMKIDFEKEPPLFQLSDTHFVKSWLLHPDAPAVEPPEAVKAKLRKLDNAFEKPVLVEQY is encoded by the coding sequence ATGAACCGCCTTTTGGAAGTGAAGGACTTAACGATATCTTTCAAGACCCGTCAGGGACTAGTGCAGGCCATTCGTGGCGTAAACTTTCATGTCAATAAAGGAGAGACGCTGGCGATTGTGGGCGAATCCGGCTCAGGCAAAAGCGTAACCTCACAAGCTGTTATGAAGTTGATTCCGACCCCTCCGGGCATCTATCAAAAGGGTCAAATTATGTTTGACGGACAAGAGCTGATTAATAAAACGGAAAAGCAGATGCAAAAAATTCGTGGTAAGGAAATTGGCCTGATTTCTCAGGACCCAATGACTTCGCTTAACCCTACGATGAAAGTCGGCAAGCAGATCACGGAAGTGCTTTTCAAGCATGAAAAAATATCCAAGGATGCTGCTCGCAAGCGGGGTATTGAGTTGCTGAATCTGGTAGGTATTCCACATCCTGAACAGCGTTTTAACCAATATCCGCATGAATTTAGTGGCGGTATGCGTCAACGTGTCGTCATTGCGATGGCATTGGCTGCTAATCCGAAACTTCTGATTGCCGATGAGCCGACGACTGCGTTGGACGTAACGATTCAAGCTCAAATTTTGGAGCTGATGAAGGATCTTCAGAAAAAGATCGATACTTCCATCATCTTTATTACGCATGACCTCGGTGTTGTGGCGAAGATGGCGGACCGTGTTGCCGTTATGTACGCAGGACAAATCGTGGAAACAGGTACGGTTAATGAAATTTTCTATAACCCGAAACATCCATATACATGGGGCCTTCTCGCTTCTATGCCAAGTTTGGACAGCCATGGTCAGAAGCTGGCAGCTATTCCGGGAACACCTCCGGATCTGCTTCACCCACCTGTAGGGGATGCTTTTGCAGCCCGCAGTTCTTATGCTATGAAAATTGACTTTGAGAAAGAGCCTCCACTCTTTCAATTATCCGATACGCACTTTGTAAAATCATGGTTGCTGCATCCAGATGCGCCTGCGGTTGAGCCACCAGAAGCGGTAAAGGCTAAACTTCGTAAGCTGGATAACGCATTTGAAAAGCCGGTTTTGGTAGAACAATATTAA
- a CDS encoding sensor histidine kinase codes for MRTMRAKILLSLSIAMLITVCITVVLFIRLIDDILVNQAKSKLHEQARKAVHIMSDGGFDRLDNAEFNYVIKGVLLSADYFILSTDNRIIDSSVSGMEGKKIERLLLIRQGFFASVHPSLQDLTATHEGVAVLQGKKVLFTNEELPGQPFRIFVYSPLSSLRALYVPLMRTTLLSIIAGFLVILVIGLMVVSRLVRPLKRLKKAVGNYEPNQPQDSDFPQADKSEIGELIGTFHSMSARIQQHHQGQIEFLQNVSHELRTPLMSIQGYVYAIQDQVVSQDEGLSIIKVQSQRLIDMVEKLLQLSRLEALNEEWPVSLVDLRSMAEDAVHLLMPVAAERSISLRVEGEGLHVAVPAEQLFRIMLNLLQNAVRHTSTEVVIHLETGTTPEVVWVMHVDDDGGGLTEQEAAEVFGRFYAGSNGVTGLGLAICRQIATRLNGELLCTRSPLGGARFSYIQHML; via the coding sequence ATGCGTACGATGAGAGCTAAAATACTGCTTTCCCTGTCCATCGCCATGCTTATTACCGTCTGTATTACGGTCGTTTTATTCATCAGGCTTATCGACGACATTCTGGTGAATCAGGCTAAATCCAAGCTCCATGAGCAGGCGCGCAAAGCCGTCCATATTATGAGCGACGGAGGCTTTGATCGACTGGATAATGCTGAATTCAACTATGTTATCAAGGGAGTACTTTTATCTGCCGACTACTTTATTTTAAGTACGGATAACCGTATCATCGACTCAAGCGTCTCTGGAATGGAAGGCAAAAAGATCGAGCGTTTGCTTTTGATCCGCCAGGGATTTTTTGCATCGGTTCATCCGTCTCTCCAGGATCTGACAGCTACACATGAAGGGGTAGCTGTGCTTCAAGGTAAAAAGGTACTGTTTACGAATGAAGAATTGCCCGGACAACCTTTTCGTATTTTTGTATACTCACCCTTATCTTCCTTGAGAGCACTGTATGTACCGTTAATGAGAACCACATTACTGTCTATCATCGCGGGTTTTTTGGTGATTCTCGTCATTGGTCTGATGGTTGTCTCGCGTCTAGTGCGTCCGCTTAAACGATTGAAGAAGGCGGTAGGCAACTATGAGCCTAATCAGCCGCAGGATAGTGATTTTCCGCAGGCGGATAAAAGTGAGATTGGCGAGCTGATCGGTACCTTTCATTCCATGTCCGCCCGTATTCAGCAGCACCATCAGGGTCAAATTGAATTTCTACAAAATGTATCTCACGAGCTAAGGACACCGTTAATGTCCATTCAAGGCTATGTATATGCCATTCAGGATCAAGTGGTATCCCAGGACGAGGGGCTGAGTATCATCAAAGTGCAGTCCCAGCGGTTAATTGATATGGTGGAAAAGCTGCTGCAGCTATCAAGGCTGGAAGCGCTGAATGAGGAATGGCCTGTCTCTCTCGTTGATCTTAGAAGCATGGCGGAGGATGCTGTTCATCTATTGATGCCGGTGGCTGCTGAACGTTCTATCTCGCTTAGAGTGGAGGGAGAGGGCCTGCATGTGGCCGTTCCGGCCGAGCAATTGTTCCGTATAATGTTGAATTTGTTGCAAAATGCAGTTCGGCACACCTCTACGGAGGTTGTCATTCATTTGGAGACAGGGACAACACCGGAGGTTGTATGGGTTATGCATGTGGATGATGATGGAGGAGGGCTGACCGAACAAGAGGCAGCCGAGGTGTTCGGAAGATTCTATGCGGGCTCGAATGGTGTCACAGGTCTTGGATTGGCTATTTGTCGTCAAATTGCTACCCGATTGAACGGAGAACTACTCTGCACCCGTTCGCCATTGGGTGGAGCACGCTTCAGCTATATCCAGCACATGTTATAA
- a CDS encoding response regulator transcription factor produces the protein MTKIVVVDDDVFILQLISEYLKKESYEVTSFSSGKTLVEHIRTNRPDCLVLDIMMPGIDGLSLLTQLRDFTEMPIIMISARGEENDRIHGLELGCSDFLTKPFNPRELVGRVKAMLRLSKAGMSASDDRQAAGSADLCHAGNLCIFADFRKVTVDGQELNLTSREFDLLLFLANHLERPFGREHLIQQVWSYDFIGDVRVVDDLVKRIRKKLAEYHSTLVINTVWGFGYKATVQEL, from the coding sequence ATGACAAAAATAGTAGTAGTGGATGACGATGTGTTCATTTTGCAATTAATATCTGAATATTTGAAAAAAGAATCCTACGAGGTCACTTCCTTTTCCAGTGGTAAAACACTGGTAGAGCATATCCGTACGAACCGTCCGGATTGTCTCGTTCTTGATATTATGATGCCTGGCATTGATGGGCTTTCTCTACTGACTCAGCTTCGTGATTTTACAGAAATGCCGATCATTATGATCTCTGCCCGTGGAGAAGAAAACGACCGTATTCACGGACTGGAGCTGGGATGCAGCGATTTTTTGACCAAGCCCTTTAATCCAAGAGAGTTGGTAGGAAGGGTTAAAGCGATGCTGAGGCTGAGCAAGGCCGGAATGTCTGCATCGGACGATAGGCAAGCGGCAGGAAGCGCAGATCTTTGCCATGCGGGCAATCTGTGTATTTTTGCTGACTTTCGTAAAGTCACAGTGGACGGACAAGAGCTGAATTTGACCTCACGTGAATTCGACCTGCTGCTGTTTCTTGCGAATCATCTGGAAAGACCTTTTGGCAGGGAACATCTGATTCAGCAGGTGTGGAGCTATGATTTTATAGGTGATGTGAGAGTTGTGGATGATCTGGTCAAACGGATTCGTAAAAAGTTAGCTGAATATCACTCTACGCTCGTCATTAACACCGTATGGGGTTTCGGATATAAAGCAACGGTTCAGGAGTTGTAA